The DNA window CAATACCAAtaattcaaaaagataaatgatgTAGTGGTATTAGAGATGATCATGGGTCGGGTTTGAGTCGgacccaaataaaattttaggtctgTGCCTGGCCCGACCCGaaagaaaattgctaagcccgagTCCGGCCGGCCcgacccatattaaattttacaacactaAAAGGGCTTAGGGATTTTGAAgcttgattttggaattgggAAAAAAAGGAGGGCACTATCTGATGACGAAAGTGAAACATGAAAgttaaaaagtatatttgatttaaaataaaaaatatatatttaatatataattcgggccgggccgggccgggcttagGCCAAAAAGTTTTACCCGAGGCATGGCtcgttttctaaatgggcctcatttttttgcctaaacacatatttcaagcctatatttttactcaaaccctcccattttCCGGGTGGACTGTCGGGCCAAGCCGGGTAGCCCAACACATGATCACCTCCTCTAAGTGGTATGGTGTATTGCATTCCAAAAGGGAGACGAAAATTCGAACTCTGAAAATAACATTGTTGAGATAGATAACACAAACCCAAAATATAAACTGCAAAATGTACATAGAATACAATTTGTCTTTCAAGTTGGGTTGATTACATTTTGTACATTTGGAACTTAGCTCATCTACttgtatttttaagaatttagtctctttacttttttagatttaaaaatttaggtataattattatcaccattaaaattcttctattaaattctttagtgtgacattttaaaattaaacatatatttactagtcaagtaataataaaaataatattaaaaatattgattaaaatttaaaaaaaaactaattcaaacttaacatgataaaatataattttttaaaattaacttttaaaatatcaaaattgaaatttaaccaaaatttaaggaaaataatattaagggcacgtttggttcgctatattggattagaggtgtattggattagaggtgtaatggaatagaggtataatggaatagaggtgtaatagcaaatcaactgtttggttgaatgtaatggaatagagtcGTAATAGTAATTTTGtttttggttgaatggaatagaggtgtaatagcataatgaaaaaaactaaaatgactagaatacccttagcataaatttgtttaggtaaatgattattgttattgttattaaattttaataagattattaatatcaataataaataatttaatcatattttaacataattattattaaatatattttaattaaaatatataatttaataaaattcttaataatcaatattcttatatgaatttactaaaaccataatatatgatactataaaatataatttaacataattattattaaatatattttaattaaaatatataatttaataaaattcttaataatcaatattcttatatgaatttactaaaatcataatatatgatactataaaatataatttgaaataattattattaaatatattttaattaaaatatatgatttaataaaattcttaataatcaatattcttatatgaatttactaaaatatatgatactttataaaattaaaattaagttcaatatcatgaatcaaaagctcaacattgtataaaattattattaaatataaatgaaaagaaattaaattataattcaaatttagtactatacaaaaaacaattcaaacactaccaaagtttcacaaactagatacataaaataacataaagaaatCTACTCAAACTCATTTTCTCCCTGAACCACCAATCTCCTAGTTTTCCATGCTCATGGTCGTGCAGTAAGATGATAATTATCATGATTTATCATTTACATATATCCATAAAAGAATCAAGCTAAAGTAACAGTAAAGGAATCACAGTCAATCAAGTTCAAAGCATGGAAAAATTGTTTCAATTGTTTGCCTTGCAATTGAAATCATACATCCCCCTTTAGGTATATCATTAAACAAACAGGACAGCTGTTTATACGCCCCCTTTTGACAActtcaatcacatatatccatcgaAAAGCTTGTAAGATGAAAACTTCAATCGAACTACCCCCTTTTGACAGCTGTTTATGCGCTCCCGATGTTCAGCTGACGAGGTTTTTCAATACTGCTTCGGCCCGATGCTCGAATTTAGGGAGTGCCCATTCATGTTGGACTATGTCAAGACCATCTGCATCATTCGCTGTGTATCATCCATTGCTGCCAAAAGAAATCACAATTTACAGATGAGATAAACAATGAGTCCACAACCAGAGAAAGTGTAGTACACaatctaaaataaaatgtaacagGAAGTTCATGATCCTAACCATTTTCCTCTCCCAGAATCAGATTAAATAAACCCCTCAAACCAAACAAATTGAGGAAATACCTACAAATGAAAGAATTTGTGAATAAACTGTAGTTTTAAGCCAAGAAAGTCTATAAAAATTAGAAGAGCTCAGAGAAAAAAACAATACCATGAGCGGCTACAAACATAGCTCACATCAATTGTGCTAAGGTTAGAGAAAAAAACCAATACCGTTTACATTGACAAAAAGATGAGCAAcaattctcaatttcttctgtaaaaataaaagtaagcgATTAGTTATGGCGACAAAACGTACCAAAGCAGTTGCGGTGCATGCAATGGATGAAGATTGTTTTCTACTTCTTCCTACACTAGGTTGTGATTGCAAGCCAAGTTCCCATGGCCTAATCCGAGTCGAAATTCTAACCAAGCCACAACAGCTACTGCATTCAATTCGTGACTCTAATCGATGTCCTGCCAAAAACCAATAGCAAATTTTATCATCATTAATCTAagaaaaattgaatgaataataaaataaagttatcCAATATCCAGTAGAAAGACATGAATGAAAACATCAGAGGCCCAACAAGGGTTAGAAATGCCATAATAGATACAGCTGAAAGTTGAATCAACTGGCTCAACAACCTCTTTTTATCTTCACAAGAGAGATTCTAAGAAACAAAAACTATAATCAGAAATGGTTCAGAAAAACAGAACATGGTTTAACATGGGATCATTGGATAATATCCATGAAGGTTGATTACCTCAGCAGAATGCTCCTCATCCCAGTTTTCAACTAAACTTTCCAAAACATAAGGAGCATCTTGCATATCTTGAGAATATTCCCCCAACATCCATATAAGAGCTGCCTTGGCTTTTGATTCCTGTAAATTTTTGCTGCTTATGTTCCCAACCACTGCAATGCAATCATGGCTCCACTGAGGATATTTTCTAAGAAGATCTTTCACAAGCACCTGCATAAAAGAACTCATAAATAAAAGGTTATGCATATATTTAAGAGACCAAACATCGAGTAGgggtataaatatttaattaccaGAGCTTCAGCAGTCACGTAGTCTTTCTCCatttcaagaaattgaagaagtcTATCAACAATTGCATTAACATCATACTGCTGTAGTGCTATTTTGCCAACGGCTCTGATTGACTCTCGGGCAATTGGGATATCAACATTTGCAGCATACTCACATAACTCAGTGACTGAAATTTAGTAAACAATGATGCATATCAGAATATTTGAGAGGAAGCATTGAAAATTTACTGATGTCATCTTCTCTAAAGAGGCCCTCAAAAGAAACTAGTTTACTTACCTATCTCATAACTATTGCTCTCATTTGCCACTGCAGTCAACATTTCAAGCTTCAATCGTTTGACATAAGATGGTTCATTATACTGGCAGTAGAAATGTTTGTAGACTGAGGAGAACACATAAGGTGCTCGCATAACCAAGAGATGTAGATGACTTAAAACTGCATAATACTGTTCTGGGCTTCCTGACCTAACAAGGGTCAACAACGGTGCTTTGATACGTTCATACACCTTTACAACAAAAGAATTTCGTTAGAAAACTCCTGATTCCGTAAACTAGTATAAGAGTATTACTAATCTATCACACACAATGAAGTATAGTTTAATAATATCATGGCCATGTATGATTATTCAGGGTTGAAGACACATGCCCAGATTTTCTTCAATGACAGgaaattaatgactaaattacaagCTTTATAAAGTTTTAGAGAAAAGAAATGGGAAGATATTGATGGCAAACAAAAGAAGCACGAATTGCAGGATCAAGATTAACTGAAAAGCACCTCCTTGATAGTAAACATGCTAGGAGATAGCTTGATTGAAGTAGAAATTATTAACACTAGCAGCCAGCATTTTGCAAATAGCTACAACAAAGGCTATTCAAATACTGGAATGATGTGGATATTAAGATGCATCATCATAATTCATAAAACGGAAAATTAGTTAGCCAAGGTTAACAGCATTTTTAGCATCCAAGTAGccattacaaaaattaaaattccaaGAAAAATTAATAGCATACCCTGCTcagtaaggatttcaccaacaaCCTTCGCAAcctaaggaaaaataaaaaagaaatgaacagataaaactaataagaaaaacataaagaaaaagcaAATCAAGGAAACACTTATATATAAATGTAAGGGAACCTTGGCGAAGCCTTCGGCGGTGCCGGTTTGAGTACCGAAGAAGATAGTGACTTTTTTCTTTCCATCGTCAACTTCATCTTCATGATCTTTAACAATCAGAGGCTTAGGAGGAGTGATTTGCTTAGGTTTCTGAGAACCGGATCTACGCCATCAGATCGAGCGGCGAAACTTTCATTGAACCAGAAGATGAAGACGAAGGTTCCATTTGTTACAGAAAATTAAAGAACCGTAAATGCAAAAGACAAATGGAGGAGAAATTAGAGGCGGAGGAGATCTCTGATCGactttaatgaaataaataaaatttggcgTCGTTGAGAGTTTGGTGGTAGTTGAGAGTTGTGAGACTTGTTCAGAGAGGGATCTGAAAAGAAGAAGACTgagagggtaaaacagggagggtaAACTGAAGCGGAAGCTAATATGGGCAAAAGAGAGAGATTAGGAATAggtggttttcaccgattagAAAAGTAATGTATTACACGCGTATTagcaatacattgaaccaaatGACGGAATAAAGAGATATTAGGTGAGACTCAccgattagaggtgtattggctAACCAAACATAGTATAAATCTTTTGTGGAGggatttgattttcaaaaattaaaatttttttttcttttggcttCTTATCaatgaaattattttgataatgtattatttttcaaaaccatttttaaTAGTATATCTAACAAAACAAGTTATTAAACATTGTTGGTAGATGAAATCAGACTCCTTAAATATTTGGATCATCTCTAATAATCTGTTTCACTTGGGATAATTGTTTCAATCAGTAAAAACCAAAATAAACGACACGACCAAACATCAAAACCCTTCTTTTTATCCTAAACTAATTCCAATTTTATTACAACTCATCTTTACTTGCTGTAAAATCTCCCATGAGTTCTTCAAGTGAGAACTCATCCTCTTCCTTGATTTCTCCATCTTTACCGTCCCATGCTTCTGTCTTTGCAATCTCGGGTGTGCCCTCCAGTGGTAAATTTCCCTTGCCTCCGCGCCCTGCTTCCTTCACAAACTCACTGCCATGgacaaaatttttgcatgttcTAAGTTTCATTTTTGTTCATTCGTAAAAGAGCGGCATTCAGTCAAGAAGTCGGAAAAGAAATACTTACATGATATGCTCGAGCTCAAATGCACTTATGAGTGGAGCATATGCTCCTTTCTTGACGTTCAAGGCTACAAGAGCTGGATAACCATATCCACCAACACCTACACGGTTCTCGAGATCCGGTTGCTTACCAGCAGCAGCCCAAACATAGCTATAGGAGATAAAGTTGTCGTTAGAACAACACACACACATACAAATTGAGATCTCAAGAGAAAATTAGCTTGCATGTACTTGCCTGTAAGGACTCCTTTTAAATTTCTCTGCAACTGACAATAACATATCCAAGTACTTGTTCCTTCCTTCAGCCTTCGAGTCTAGAATGTCAGGCAAGAAAGCAACGAAGCATATGGCAGCTGAACTACATTTCTCTTCCATCACATCCTATTTTGAATAGATTATACTTTTCAGTAAACAACAATATAGTTTAGAAAAGACTGCAACTATTCTTAAAGCACGAGTGTGAGACTTACTGGGCCAGTCAGCTCTGTCACTTCAGCCGGTCCGACATTTGTTTCTAGTTGCTCTAGAGCAAATGATTCAATAGCAGAGGCGGTTCTAGCACCCTCATAAGGAACTGGGCTGTCTTTGTCAGCACCAAATACTAAGATGGTAGGGAACCCTTGCACATTGAACCTGCTCATGAGAGACTGCAAACCACACATCCCATTATTAAAccaataatataaaacaaatacatCCAAAAGttccaatataaatatatataaaaaagaaggaaaacTTGCTTctctaatttgaaaaatatttatttggagTGGAAAAGTGATGTCCAAAATAGAAAAGCATCTTATTCCGTTCTAATAAGATTTCATAAAGTGATTTCTAGGTATGGAAACATTCTCAGAAGGCAGATGCCTCGCAATATCAAGTTTGACAACACAAGCAAATTACCTTCTCAGAATCGCAGTCAACATGACCAAGCTTCACCTTCCCCTTCAAGTTATTAGCAGCCCTCTTCCACTCAGGAGCAAGTCTTTTACAGTGTCCACACCTTTACAGAAGTACTTACAAGGtattaatcatcaaaatgagaAGATAAGAACTAGAAACTATGTTAGCAAGCATTAGGTTATGTGCAAAATTTTATGTAACATAGATGACTGCATTGAGATCGATTTAGTCTCATATATGATATCCTCAGCAGAAGCATGTTTTCTATATCAAAATTTACTTCTTTACAGATATATACAGATTTCATGTAGGACAAAAGCATATTGATTGCTTTCATCAGTTGGAGCACTGGCCTTTAGTAAGTTCAGTATCATATGTTCTAAAGAACATTTAAAAagttacacacacacacacacaatatC is part of the Gossypium hirsutum isolate 1008001.06 chromosome D11, Gossypium_hirsutum_v2.1, whole genome shotgun sequence genome and encodes:
- the LOC107912625 gene encoding beta-adaptin-like protein A isoform X2: MKMKLTMERKKSLSSSVLKPAPPKASPRLRRLLVKSLLSRVYERIKAPLLTLVRSGSPEQYYAVLSHLHLLVMRAPYVFSSVYKHFYCQYNEPSYVKRLKLEMLTAVANESNSYEIVTELCEYAANVDIPIARESIRAVGKIALQQYDVNAIVDRLLQFLEMEKDYVTAEALVLVKDLLRKYPQWSHDCIAVVGNISSKNLQESKAKAALIWMLGEYSQDMQDAPYVLESLVENWDEEHSAEDID
- the LOC107912625 gene encoding beta-adaptin-like protein A isoform X1, producing the protein MKMKLTMERKKSLSSSVLKPAPPKASPRLRRLLVKSLLSRVYERIKAPLLTLVRSGSPEQYYAVLSHLHLLVMRAPYVFSSVYKHFYCQYNEPSYVKRLKLEMLTAVANESNSYEIVTELCEYAANVDIPIARESIRAVGKIALQQYDVNAIVDRLLQFLEMEKDYVTAEALVLVKDLLRKYPQWSHDCIAVVGNISSKNLQESKAKAALIWMLGEYSQDMQDAPYVLESLVENWDEEHSAENLSCEDKKRLLSQLIQLSAVSIMAFLTLVGPLMFSFMSFYWILDNFILLFIQFFLD
- the LOC107912624 gene encoding protein disulfide-isomerase like 2-2, translated to MHRSRSPLLLALSFLFTSFPISNALYVPSSPVVQLTPSNFKSKVLNSNGVVLVEFFAPWCGHCQALTPTWEKAANVLKGVATVAALDADAHKSLAQEYGIRGFPTIKVFAPGKPPVDYQGARDVKPIAEFALKQVKALLKDRLAGKTSGGSSEKSEPSASVELNSRNFDELVLKSKELWIVEFFAPWCGHCKRLAPEWKRAANNLKGKVKLGHVDCDSEKSLMSRFNVQGFPTILVFGADKDSPVPYEGARTASAIESFALEQLETNVGPAEVTELTGPDVMEEKCSSAAICFVAFLPDILDSKAEGRNKYLDMLLSVAEKFKRSPYSYVWAAAGKQPDLENRVGVGGYGYPALVALNVKKGAYAPLISAFELEHIIEFVKEAGRGGKGNLPLEGTPEIAKTEAWDGKDGEIKEEDEFSLEELMGDFTASKDEL